A genomic stretch from Streptomyces venezuelae ATCC 10712 includes:
- a CDS encoding globin domain-containing protein — translation MLRSTFAVVERRAEHAVTFFYSHLFWNNPAMRELFPEDMQPQRDRLFAALTHVVTHLESPGLAEYLGQLGRDHRKFLASPALYAAVGSSLNAAFAHAAGAAWSLEAEKAWSEAYGHVADLMLAGAREAARAGEPAWWDADVVRHLRYGEDLAVLTLRPRQPFPFLPGQYVSVSSLRVPRVWRTYSLADAPRPDGTLELHVSRIPGGVMSTALVDETGPGETLRLSVPGGGLTARTEPGGLRTYICAGTGWAPVRALLAEAAETEPELKGRLFVVARAKEYLYGRHDVERFRERLDGLSVTYITSAPGHRKDQATERLLQSLRACVHWAAHDVYLAGPPGFLTEVAEVLEELGTAPDRIHHDTLPPVGRFTVRPNTAAERLLGPPPPLWHNPSARAPREP, via the coding sequence GAAGCACGTTCGCGGTCGTCGAGAGACGGGCCGAACACGCCGTCACCTTCTTCTACTCGCATCTTTTCTGGAACAACCCCGCCATGCGCGAACTGTTCCCCGAGGACATGCAGCCCCAGCGGGACCGGCTGTTCGCCGCGCTCACCCACGTCGTGACCCACCTGGAGTCCCCCGGGCTCGCCGAGTACCTCGGGCAGCTCGGCCGCGACCACCGCAAGTTCCTCGCCTCCCCCGCGCTGTACGCCGCCGTCGGGTCGAGCCTGAACGCCGCCTTCGCGCACGCCGCCGGGGCCGCCTGGAGCCTGGAGGCCGAGAAGGCCTGGAGCGAGGCGTACGGACACGTCGCCGACCTGATGCTGGCGGGGGCCCGGGAGGCGGCGCGGGCCGGGGAGCCGGCCTGGTGGGACGCGGACGTCGTCCGGCACCTGCGGTACGGCGAGGACCTGGCCGTCCTCACCCTGCGGCCGCGGCAGCCGTTCCCCTTCCTCCCCGGTCAGTACGTCAGCGTCAGCTCCCTGCGCGTCCCCCGCGTCTGGCGCACCTACTCCCTGGCGGACGCGCCCCGCCCCGACGGCACCCTCGAACTCCATGTGAGCCGCATCCCCGGCGGCGTGATGAGCACGGCCCTCGTCGACGAGACGGGCCCGGGCGAGACCCTGCGGCTCAGCGTCCCCGGCGGCGGCCTCACCGCGCGCACCGAGCCCGGCGGTCTGCGCACCTATATATGCGCGGGTACGGGCTGGGCCCCGGTGCGGGCGCTCCTCGCGGAGGCGGCGGAGACCGAACCGGAGCTGAAGGGCCGGCTGTTCGTGGTGGCCAGGGCGAAGGAGTACCTGTACGGGCGGCACGACGTCGAGCGGTTCAGGGAACGGCTCGACGGGCTCAGCGTCACCTACATCACCTCCGCGCCCGGGCACCGCAAGGACCAGGCGACCGAGCGGCTGCTCCAGTCGCTGCGGGCCTGCGTCCACTGGGCGGCGCACGACGTGTACCTGGCGGGCCCGCCCGGCTTCCTCACGGAGGTCGCGGAGGTCCTGGAGGAGCTCGGCACCGCACCGGACCGCATCCACCACGACACCCTGCCGCCGGTCGGCCGCTTCACCGTCCGCCCGAACACCGCCGCCGAACGCCTCCTGGGCCCGCCCCCGCCGCTCTGGCACAACCCGAGCGCCCGCGCACCCCGCGAACCCTGA